One Denticeps clupeoides chromosome 3, fDenClu1.1, whole genome shotgun sequence DNA window includes the following coding sequences:
- the slc4a5b gene encoding electrogenic sodium bicarbonate cotransporter 4 isoform X4, whose product MRWKSLDIPPCQSSTGHSTDHWESNPLNAHSTHLNSTSHIRMDHAWQGGRRSTHRNYEDDDEHQSIYIGMPVPHGYRRKRRRHRHASRHTREEGRERRHTHHDRDESYDPDEGSEDPTDHQSQLSQSEINFNMSPAAERLRYILGEDDDNPTPTLFTEMDTLQHEGGELEWKESARWVKFEEKVEEGGERWSKPHVSTLSLHSLFELRTCLQTGSILLDLEGYSLPQIVDDIVERQIHDGLIGPELREKLSFVLLRKHRHQTKKPIHRSLADIGKSTSSNHTQSRSMNDISDTPSTDQLKNKFMKKIPRDAEASNVLIGEVDFLDKPFVAFVRLAQATTLGGLTEVPVPTRFLFVLLGPHGKAKSYNEIGRAIATLMVDDLFSDVAYKARDREDLIAGIDEFLDEVIVLPPGEWDPKIRIEPPKKVPSADMRRSVFSLNELGQMNGTAGGGGPVTEDEEMPTPHELGEELSFTGRFCGGLYLDIKRKLPWLPSDIYEGFHIQSISAVLFIYLGCITNAITFGGLLGDATDNYQGVMESFLGTALAGTVFCLFGGQPLIILSSTGPILIFEKLLYDFSKNNSIDYMELRLWIGLHSCLQCLILVASDASYIIKYITRFTEEGFSSLISFIFISDAIKKMVGSFKYYPINRDFNPDYVTAYKCECIAPDQVVQNDSVPLGPDNMTELYNVTGLDWSQLSKKECIKYGGTLLGNSCKYVPDLALMSFILFFGTYSMTVSLKKFKTSRYFPTKCRTLIGDFAIIISILVFCGLDCLLSLETPKLHVPTEIKLRKLISDFAIFMSIMAFVGLDMFMGLQTPKLIVPTEFKPTRPDRGWIVMPFGKNPWWMYLASFVPALLVTILIFMDQQISAVIVNRKENKLKKSCGYHLDLFWVGILMAVCSFMGLPWYVAATVISIAHIDSLKMESESSAPGEQPQFLGVREQRVTGTLVFILTGVSIFLAPILQYIPMPVLYGVFLYMGVASLSGIQFWERIKLYLMPAKHQPDFSFLRHVPLRRVHLFTLVQIICLAVLWILKSTVAAIIFPVMILGLMVVRKLLDFIFSQHDLAWLDDILPEKDKKKKEDEKKKKDKKKTKGEEHNSDEEKYHPYSVCSPDDSDLDRSVTLRLKISCPPSPALPSSHLSAFPVPQVKIQVESDYDDTDNYPQHRSYGSETTL is encoded by the exons ATGAGATGGAAATCCTTAGATATCCCTCCCTGTCAGTCCAGCACTGGGCACAGCACTGATCACTGGGAATCAAACCCGCTTAACGCACATTCAACTCATCTGAATTCCACCTCACATATAAG AATGGATCATGCCTGGCAGGGAGGCAGAAGGAGTACTCACCGTAActatgaggatgatgatg AGCACCAGTCAATCTATATTGGAATGCCAGTGCCACATGGCTACAGGCGGAAGCGCCGACGCCACCGGCACGCATCAAGGCACACCAGGGAAGAGGGGCGTGAACGGAGACACACTCACCATGACAGAGATGAGAGCTATGATCCAGATGAAGGGTCAGAGGATCCCACCGACCACCAGTCTCAGCTTTCTCAGTCCGAAATCAACTTCAACA TGTCTCCAGCAGCAGAGAGGCTGCGCTACATCCTTGGAGAGGACGATGACAACCCTACACCCACCTTGTTCACTGAAATGGACACACTGCAGCATGAGGGTGGTGAGCTGGAGTGGAAAGAGTCTGCCAG ATGGGTGAAGTTTGAGGAGAAGGTTGAGGAAGGCGGCGAGAGGTGGAGTAAGCCCCATGTGTCCACGCTGTCCTTACACAGCCTGTTTGAACTGCGCACCTGCCTGCAGACTGGGAGCATCCTGTTGGATCTAGAGGGCTACTCCCTGCCTCAGATAGTGG ATGACATTGTGGAGAGGCAGATTCATGATGGCCTGATAGGCCCAGAGCTGAGGGAGAAGCTCAGTTTTGTCCTGCTTAGGAAGCACCGGCACCAGACCAAAAAACCCATCCACCGCTCTCTAGCAGACATTGGCAAGTCCACATCATCCA ATCACACTCAAAGCCGCAGCATGAATGATATTTCAGACACACCAAGCACAGACCAA CTGAAGAACAAGTTCATGAAGAAGATCCCTCGGGATGCAGAGGCATCCAATGTTCTGATAGGAGAGGTGGATTTCCTGGATAAaccatttgtggcatttgtcCGTCTGGCTCAGGCCACAACTCTCGGTGGTCTCACTGAAGTTCCTGTCCCAACCAG GTTCCTTTTTGTGCTTCTTGGTCCCCATGGTAAAGCAAAGTCCTATAATGAGATTGGTCGAGCCATTGCTACTCTCATGGTTGATGAC CTCTTTAGTGATGTGGCTTATAAGGCCAGGGATCGTGAAGATCTGATAGCAGGGATTGATGAATTTCTGGATGAAGTCATAGTGCTTCCACCAGGCGAGTGGGACCCCAAGATCCGCATTGAGCCTCCAAAGAAAGTACCCTCAGCAGATATGAG GAGGTCGGTGTTCTCTTTAAACGAACTGGGCCAAATGAATGGGACGGCTGGAGGTGGTGGGCCAGTAACTGAGGATGAGGAGATGCCTACACCTCATGAGCTGGGAGAGGAACTGTCCTTCACTGGGAG ATTCTGTGGGGGTTTGTATCTGGACATCAAGCGAAAGCTGCCATGGTTACCCAGCGACATCTATGAAGGGTTTCACATCCAGTCAATCTCAGCTGTGCTCTTCATCTACCTGGGATGCATCACGAATGCCATCACTTTCGGTGGGCTGCTGGGAGATGCTACTGACAACTACCAG GGTGTGATGGAGAGCTTTCTCGGCACAGCCTTAGCAGGGACAGTCTTCTGCCTATTTGGTGGGCAACCCCTCATCATACTCAGCTCCACAGGACCCATTCTTATCTTTGAGAAACTGCTCTACGATTTCAGCAA GAATAATAGCATCGACTACATGGAGCTTCGTCTATGGATTGGCTTGCATTCCTGTCTCCAGTGTTTAATCCTGGTGGCTTCAGATGCCAGCTACATCATCAAGTACATTACACGATTCACCGAAGAGGGCTTTTCCAGCCTCATCTCCTTCATATTCATCTCTGACGCCATCAAGAAGATGGTTGGGTCTTTCAAGTACTATCCAATTAACCGAGACTTCAATCCAGACTACGTAACAGCCTACAAGTGCGAGTGCATAGCTCCTGACCAGG TGGTCCAAAATGATTCAGTTCCTCTGGGTCCAGACAACATGACTGAGTTG TACAATGTTACAGGTCTGGATTGGAGCCAACTGAGTAAGAAGGAGTGTATTAAGTATGGGGGAACTCTGTTGGGGAATTCCTGCAAATATGTCCCAGACCTGGCCCTCATGTCCTTCATCCTCTTCTTCGGGACATACTCTATGACCGTGTCCCTCAAAAAGTTCAAGACCAGCCGTTACTTCCCCACCAAG TGCCGTACCTTGATAGGAGATTTTGCCATAATTATCTCCATCCTGGTGTTTTGTGGACTGGACTGCCTTCTGTCCCTGGAGACCCCCAAACTGCATGTACCCACAGAGATCAAG CTTCGGAAACTCATTAGTGATTTTGCCATCTTCATGTCAATCATGGCCTTTGTGGGCCTTGATATGTTCATGGGCCTTCAAACTCCTAAGTTAATCGTTCCAACAGAGTTTAAG CCAACCAGGCCAGACCGTGGCTGGATTGTCATGCCTTTTGGGAAGAACCCCTGGTGGATGTATTTGGCTAGCTTTGTTCCCGCCCTGCTGGTCACGATCCTTATCTTTATGGACCAACAGATCAGTGCAGTTATTGTCAACCGGAAAGAGAATAAGCTTAAG AAAAGCTGTGGCTACCACTTAGACTTGTTCTGGGTAGGGATTCTCATGGCCGTCTGCTCCTTTATGGGTCTGCCCTGGTATGTGGCGGCCACTGTCATCTCAATCGCCCACATAGACTCCCTGAAGATGGAGAGTGAGTCCAGCGCTCCAGGAGAGCAGCCACAGTTCCTGGGAGTTCG GGAACAGAGGGTGACAGGTACTTTGGTGTTTATACTAACTGGGGTCTCCATCTTCCTTGCACCAATACTTCAG TACATCCCCATGCCTGTACTGTATGGGGTGTTCCTGTATATGGGTGTTGCGTCTCTCAGTGGTATTCAG TTCTGGGAGCGAATTAAGCTCTATCTCATGCCTGCCAAGCACCAGCCGGACTTCAGCTTCCTGCGTCATGTTCCCCTGCGTCGGGTCCACCTCTTCACCCTGGTCCAGATCATCTGCCTGGCTGTGCTCTGGATCCTCAAGTCCACAGTGGCAGCCATTATATTTCCTGTAATG ATCCTGGGCCTCATGGTTGTACGAAAGTTGCTGGACTTCATATTCTCACAACATGACTTGGCCTGGCTTGATGATATCCTGCCtgaaaaggacaaaaagaagaaagaagatgaaaagaagaaaaaggacaaGAAGAAAACCAAGGGAGAAGAGCACAACAGTGACGAAGAG AAGTATCACCCCTACTCTGTCTGCTCCCCTGATGACTCAGACCTGGACCGCAG TGTCACTCTGCGGCTGAAGATTTCCTGCCCTCCATCCCCGGCTCTGCCGTCGTCCCATCTGAGTGCCTTCCCTGTGCCCCAGGTGAAGATTCAAGTGGAGTCTGACTATGACGACACAGATAATTATCCTCAGCACCGCAGTTATGGCAGTGAGACAACTTTATAA
- the slc4a5b gene encoding electrogenic sodium bicarbonate cotransporter 4 isoform X7, whose protein sequence is MRWKSLDIPPCQSSTGHSTDHWESNPLNAHSTHLNSTSHIRMDHAWQGGRRSTHRNYEDDDEHQSIYIGMPVPHGYRRKRRRHRHASRHTREEGRERRHTHHDRDESYDPDEGSEDPTDHQSQLSQSEINFNMSPAAERLRYILGEDDDNPTPTLFTEMDTLQHEGGELEWKESARWVKFEEKVEEGGERWSKPHVSTLSLHSLFELRTCLQTGSILLDLEGYSLPQIVDDIVERQIHDGLIGPELREKLSFVLLRKHRHQTKKPIHRSLADIGKSTSSNRSPSRSPSASAGFHRSTEDLRTRQSNYGRLHHTQSRSMNDISDTPSTDQLKNKFMKKIPRDAEASNVLIGEVDFLDKPFVAFVRLAQATTLGGLTEVPVPTRFLFVLLGPHGKAKSYNEIGRAIATLMVDDLFSDVAYKARDREDLIAGIDEFLDEVIVLPPGEWDPKIRIEPPKKVPSADMRRSVFSLNELGQMNGTAGGGGPVTEDEEMPTPHELGEELSFTGRFCGGLYLDIKRKLPWLPSDIYEGFHIQSISAVLFIYLGCITNAITFGGLLGDATDNYQGVMESFLGTALAGTVFCLFGGQPLIILSSTGPILIFEKLLYDFSKNNSIDYMELRLWIGLHSCLQCLILVASDASYIIKYITRFTEEGFSSLISFIFISDAIKKMVGSFKYYPINRDFNPDYVTAYKCECIAPDQVVQNDSVPLGPDNMTELYNVTGLDWSQLSKKECIKYGGTLLGNSCKYVPDLALMSFILFFGTYSMTVSLKKFKTSRYFPTKLRKLISDFAIFMSIMAFVGLDMFMGLQTPKLIVPTEFKPTRPDRGWIVMPFGKNPWWMYLASFVPALLVTILIFMDQQISAVIVNRKENKLKKSCGYHLDLFWVGILMAVCSFMGLPWYVAATVISIAHIDSLKMESESSAPGEQPQFLGVREQRVTGTLVFILTGVSIFLAPILQYIPMPVLYGVFLYMGVASLSGIQFWERIKLYLMPAKHQPDFSFLRHVPLRRVHLFTLVQIICLAVLWILKSTVAAIIFPVMILGLMVVRKLLDFIFSQHDLAWLDDILPEKDKKKKEDEKKKKDKKKTKGEEHNSDEEKYHPYSVCSPDDSDLDRSVTLRLKISCPPSPALPSSHLSAFPVPQVKIQVESDYDDTDNYPQHRSYGSETTL, encoded by the exons ATGAGATGGAAATCCTTAGATATCCCTCCCTGTCAGTCCAGCACTGGGCACAGCACTGATCACTGGGAATCAAACCCGCTTAACGCACATTCAACTCATCTGAATTCCACCTCACATATAAG AATGGATCATGCCTGGCAGGGAGGCAGAAGGAGTACTCACCGTAActatgaggatgatgatg AGCACCAGTCAATCTATATTGGAATGCCAGTGCCACATGGCTACAGGCGGAAGCGCCGACGCCACCGGCACGCATCAAGGCACACCAGGGAAGAGGGGCGTGAACGGAGACACACTCACCATGACAGAGATGAGAGCTATGATCCAGATGAAGGGTCAGAGGATCCCACCGACCACCAGTCTCAGCTTTCTCAGTCCGAAATCAACTTCAACA TGTCTCCAGCAGCAGAGAGGCTGCGCTACATCCTTGGAGAGGACGATGACAACCCTACACCCACCTTGTTCACTGAAATGGACACACTGCAGCATGAGGGTGGTGAGCTGGAGTGGAAAGAGTCTGCCAG ATGGGTGAAGTTTGAGGAGAAGGTTGAGGAAGGCGGCGAGAGGTGGAGTAAGCCCCATGTGTCCACGCTGTCCTTACACAGCCTGTTTGAACTGCGCACCTGCCTGCAGACTGGGAGCATCCTGTTGGATCTAGAGGGCTACTCCCTGCCTCAGATAGTGG ATGACATTGTGGAGAGGCAGATTCATGATGGCCTGATAGGCCCAGAGCTGAGGGAGAAGCTCAGTTTTGTCCTGCTTAGGAAGCACCGGCACCAGACCAAAAAACCCATCCACCGCTCTCTAGCAGACATTGGCAAGTCCACATCATCCA ACCGCAGTCCGAGCCGCAGCCCCAGCGCTTCGGCCGGATTCCACCGCTCCACTGAGGATCTGCGCACACGGCAGTCAAATTATGGCCGCCTGC ATCACACTCAAAGCCGCAGCATGAATGATATTTCAGACACACCAAGCACAGACCAA CTGAAGAACAAGTTCATGAAGAAGATCCCTCGGGATGCAGAGGCATCCAATGTTCTGATAGGAGAGGTGGATTTCCTGGATAAaccatttgtggcatttgtcCGTCTGGCTCAGGCCACAACTCTCGGTGGTCTCACTGAAGTTCCTGTCCCAACCAG GTTCCTTTTTGTGCTTCTTGGTCCCCATGGTAAAGCAAAGTCCTATAATGAGATTGGTCGAGCCATTGCTACTCTCATGGTTGATGAC CTCTTTAGTGATGTGGCTTATAAGGCCAGGGATCGTGAAGATCTGATAGCAGGGATTGATGAATTTCTGGATGAAGTCATAGTGCTTCCACCAGGCGAGTGGGACCCCAAGATCCGCATTGAGCCTCCAAAGAAAGTACCCTCAGCAGATATGAG GAGGTCGGTGTTCTCTTTAAACGAACTGGGCCAAATGAATGGGACGGCTGGAGGTGGTGGGCCAGTAACTGAGGATGAGGAGATGCCTACACCTCATGAGCTGGGAGAGGAACTGTCCTTCACTGGGAG ATTCTGTGGGGGTTTGTATCTGGACATCAAGCGAAAGCTGCCATGGTTACCCAGCGACATCTATGAAGGGTTTCACATCCAGTCAATCTCAGCTGTGCTCTTCATCTACCTGGGATGCATCACGAATGCCATCACTTTCGGTGGGCTGCTGGGAGATGCTACTGACAACTACCAG GGTGTGATGGAGAGCTTTCTCGGCACAGCCTTAGCAGGGACAGTCTTCTGCCTATTTGGTGGGCAACCCCTCATCATACTCAGCTCCACAGGACCCATTCTTATCTTTGAGAAACTGCTCTACGATTTCAGCAA GAATAATAGCATCGACTACATGGAGCTTCGTCTATGGATTGGCTTGCATTCCTGTCTCCAGTGTTTAATCCTGGTGGCTTCAGATGCCAGCTACATCATCAAGTACATTACACGATTCACCGAAGAGGGCTTTTCCAGCCTCATCTCCTTCATATTCATCTCTGACGCCATCAAGAAGATGGTTGGGTCTTTCAAGTACTATCCAATTAACCGAGACTTCAATCCAGACTACGTAACAGCCTACAAGTGCGAGTGCATAGCTCCTGACCAGG TGGTCCAAAATGATTCAGTTCCTCTGGGTCCAGACAACATGACTGAGTTG TACAATGTTACAGGTCTGGATTGGAGCCAACTGAGTAAGAAGGAGTGTATTAAGTATGGGGGAACTCTGTTGGGGAATTCCTGCAAATATGTCCCAGACCTGGCCCTCATGTCCTTCATCCTCTTCTTCGGGACATACTCTATGACCGTGTCCCTCAAAAAGTTCAAGACCAGCCGTTACTTCCCCACCAAG CTTCGGAAACTCATTAGTGATTTTGCCATCTTCATGTCAATCATGGCCTTTGTGGGCCTTGATATGTTCATGGGCCTTCAAACTCCTAAGTTAATCGTTCCAACAGAGTTTAAG CCAACCAGGCCAGACCGTGGCTGGATTGTCATGCCTTTTGGGAAGAACCCCTGGTGGATGTATTTGGCTAGCTTTGTTCCCGCCCTGCTGGTCACGATCCTTATCTTTATGGACCAACAGATCAGTGCAGTTATTGTCAACCGGAAAGAGAATAAGCTTAAG AAAAGCTGTGGCTACCACTTAGACTTGTTCTGGGTAGGGATTCTCATGGCCGTCTGCTCCTTTATGGGTCTGCCCTGGTATGTGGCGGCCACTGTCATCTCAATCGCCCACATAGACTCCCTGAAGATGGAGAGTGAGTCCAGCGCTCCAGGAGAGCAGCCACAGTTCCTGGGAGTTCG GGAACAGAGGGTGACAGGTACTTTGGTGTTTATACTAACTGGGGTCTCCATCTTCCTTGCACCAATACTTCAG TACATCCCCATGCCTGTACTGTATGGGGTGTTCCTGTATATGGGTGTTGCGTCTCTCAGTGGTATTCAG TTCTGGGAGCGAATTAAGCTCTATCTCATGCCTGCCAAGCACCAGCCGGACTTCAGCTTCCTGCGTCATGTTCCCCTGCGTCGGGTCCACCTCTTCACCCTGGTCCAGATCATCTGCCTGGCTGTGCTCTGGATCCTCAAGTCCACAGTGGCAGCCATTATATTTCCTGTAATG ATCCTGGGCCTCATGGTTGTACGAAAGTTGCTGGACTTCATATTCTCACAACATGACTTGGCCTGGCTTGATGATATCCTGCCtgaaaaggacaaaaagaagaaagaagatgaaaagaagaaaaaggacaaGAAGAAAACCAAGGGAGAAGAGCACAACAGTGACGAAGAG AAGTATCACCCCTACTCTGTCTGCTCCCCTGATGACTCAGACCTGGACCGCAG TGTCACTCTGCGGCTGAAGATTTCCTGCCCTCCATCCCCGGCTCTGCCGTCGTCCCATCTGAGTGCCTTCCCTGTGCCCCAGGTGAAGATTCAAGTGGAGTCTGACTATGACGACACAGATAATTATCCTCAGCACCGCAGTTATGGCAGTGAGACAACTTTATAA
- the slc4a5b gene encoding electrogenic sodium bicarbonate cotransporter 4 isoform X6 — protein sequence MRWKSLDIPPCQSSTGHSTDHWESNPLNAHSTHLNSTSHIRMDHAWQGGRRSTHRNYEDDDEHQSIYIGMPVPHGYRRKRRRHRHASRHTREEGRERRHTHHDRDESYDPDEGSEDPTDHQSQLSQSEINFNMSPAAERLRYILGEDDDNPTPTLFTEMDTLQHEGGELEWKESARWVKFEEKVEEGGERWSKPHVSTLSLHSLFELRTCLQTGSILLDLEGYSLPQIVDDIVERQIHDGLIGPELREKLSFVLLRKHRHQTKKPIHRSLADIGKSTSSNRSPSRSPSASAGFHRSTEDLRTRQSNYGRLHHTQSRSMNDISDTPSTDQLKNKFMKKIPRDAEASNVLIGEVDFLDKPFVAFVRLAQATTLGGLTEVPVPTRFLFVLLGPHGKAKSYNEIGRAIATLMVDDLFSDVAYKARDREDLIAGIDEFLDEVIVLPPGEWDPKIRIEPPKKVPSADMRRSVFSLNELGQMNGTAGGGGPVTEDEEMPTPHELGEELSFTGRFCGGLYLDIKRKLPWLPSDIYEGFHIQSISAVLFIYLGCITNAITFGGLLGDATDNYQGVMESFLGTALAGTVFCLFGGQPLIILSSTGPILIFEKLLYDFSKNNSIDYMELRLWIGLHSCLQCLILVASDASYIIKYITRFTEEGFSSLISFIFISDAIKKMVGSFKYYPINRDFNPDYVTAYKCECIAPDQVVQNDSVPLGPDNMTELYNVTGLDWSQLSKKECIKYGGTLLGNSCKYVPDLALMSFILFFGTYSMTVSLKKFKTSRYFPTKCRTLIGDFAIIISILVFCGLDCLLSLETPKLHVPTEIKLRKLISDFAIFMSIMAFVGLDMFMGLQTPKLIVPTEFKPTRPDRGWIVMPFGKNPWWMYLASFVPALLVTILIFMDQQISAVIVNRKENKLKKSCGYHLDLFWVGILMAVCSFMGLPWYVAATVISIAHIDSLKMESESSAPGEQPQFLGVREQRVTGTLVFILTGVSIFLAPILQYIPMPVLYGVFLYMGVASLSGIQFWERIKLYLMPAKHQPDFSFLRHVPLRRVHLFTLVQIICLAVLWILKSTVAAIIFPVMILGLMVVRKLLDFIFSQHDLAWLDDILPEKDKKKKEDEKKKKDKKKTKGEEHNSDEESTCPKETFSSVKILMESVDLAPSLDLPHPDPSGSN from the exons ATGAGATGGAAATCCTTAGATATCCCTCCCTGTCAGTCCAGCACTGGGCACAGCACTGATCACTGGGAATCAAACCCGCTTAACGCACATTCAACTCATCTGAATTCCACCTCACATATAAG AATGGATCATGCCTGGCAGGGAGGCAGAAGGAGTACTCACCGTAActatgaggatgatgatg AGCACCAGTCAATCTATATTGGAATGCCAGTGCCACATGGCTACAGGCGGAAGCGCCGACGCCACCGGCACGCATCAAGGCACACCAGGGAAGAGGGGCGTGAACGGAGACACACTCACCATGACAGAGATGAGAGCTATGATCCAGATGAAGGGTCAGAGGATCCCACCGACCACCAGTCTCAGCTTTCTCAGTCCGAAATCAACTTCAACA TGTCTCCAGCAGCAGAGAGGCTGCGCTACATCCTTGGAGAGGACGATGACAACCCTACACCCACCTTGTTCACTGAAATGGACACACTGCAGCATGAGGGTGGTGAGCTGGAGTGGAAAGAGTCTGCCAG ATGGGTGAAGTTTGAGGAGAAGGTTGAGGAAGGCGGCGAGAGGTGGAGTAAGCCCCATGTGTCCACGCTGTCCTTACACAGCCTGTTTGAACTGCGCACCTGCCTGCAGACTGGGAGCATCCTGTTGGATCTAGAGGGCTACTCCCTGCCTCAGATAGTGG ATGACATTGTGGAGAGGCAGATTCATGATGGCCTGATAGGCCCAGAGCTGAGGGAGAAGCTCAGTTTTGTCCTGCTTAGGAAGCACCGGCACCAGACCAAAAAACCCATCCACCGCTCTCTAGCAGACATTGGCAAGTCCACATCATCCA ACCGCAGTCCGAGCCGCAGCCCCAGCGCTTCGGCCGGATTCCACCGCTCCACTGAGGATCTGCGCACACGGCAGTCAAATTATGGCCGCCTGC ATCACACTCAAAGCCGCAGCATGAATGATATTTCAGACACACCAAGCACAGACCAA CTGAAGAACAAGTTCATGAAGAAGATCCCTCGGGATGCAGAGGCATCCAATGTTCTGATAGGAGAGGTGGATTTCCTGGATAAaccatttgtggcatttgtcCGTCTGGCTCAGGCCACAACTCTCGGTGGTCTCACTGAAGTTCCTGTCCCAACCAG GTTCCTTTTTGTGCTTCTTGGTCCCCATGGTAAAGCAAAGTCCTATAATGAGATTGGTCGAGCCATTGCTACTCTCATGGTTGATGAC CTCTTTAGTGATGTGGCTTATAAGGCCAGGGATCGTGAAGATCTGATAGCAGGGATTGATGAATTTCTGGATGAAGTCATAGTGCTTCCACCAGGCGAGTGGGACCCCAAGATCCGCATTGAGCCTCCAAAGAAAGTACCCTCAGCAGATATGAG GAGGTCGGTGTTCTCTTTAAACGAACTGGGCCAAATGAATGGGACGGCTGGAGGTGGTGGGCCAGTAACTGAGGATGAGGAGATGCCTACACCTCATGAGCTGGGAGAGGAACTGTCCTTCACTGGGAG ATTCTGTGGGGGTTTGTATCTGGACATCAAGCGAAAGCTGCCATGGTTACCCAGCGACATCTATGAAGGGTTTCACATCCAGTCAATCTCAGCTGTGCTCTTCATCTACCTGGGATGCATCACGAATGCCATCACTTTCGGTGGGCTGCTGGGAGATGCTACTGACAACTACCAG GGTGTGATGGAGAGCTTTCTCGGCACAGCCTTAGCAGGGACAGTCTTCTGCCTATTTGGTGGGCAACCCCTCATCATACTCAGCTCCACAGGACCCATTCTTATCTTTGAGAAACTGCTCTACGATTTCAGCAA GAATAATAGCATCGACTACATGGAGCTTCGTCTATGGATTGGCTTGCATTCCTGTCTCCAGTGTTTAATCCTGGTGGCTTCAGATGCCAGCTACATCATCAAGTACATTACACGATTCACCGAAGAGGGCTTTTCCAGCCTCATCTCCTTCATATTCATCTCTGACGCCATCAAGAAGATGGTTGGGTCTTTCAAGTACTATCCAATTAACCGAGACTTCAATCCAGACTACGTAACAGCCTACAAGTGCGAGTGCATAGCTCCTGACCAGG TGGTCCAAAATGATTCAGTTCCTCTGGGTCCAGACAACATGACTGAGTTG TACAATGTTACAGGTCTGGATTGGAGCCAACTGAGTAAGAAGGAGTGTATTAAGTATGGGGGAACTCTGTTGGGGAATTCCTGCAAATATGTCCCAGACCTGGCCCTCATGTCCTTCATCCTCTTCTTCGGGACATACTCTATGACCGTGTCCCTCAAAAAGTTCAAGACCAGCCGTTACTTCCCCACCAAG TGCCGTACCTTGATAGGAGATTTTGCCATAATTATCTCCATCCTGGTGTTTTGTGGACTGGACTGCCTTCTGTCCCTGGAGACCCCCAAACTGCATGTACCCACAGAGATCAAG CTTCGGAAACTCATTAGTGATTTTGCCATCTTCATGTCAATCATGGCCTTTGTGGGCCTTGATATGTTCATGGGCCTTCAAACTCCTAAGTTAATCGTTCCAACAGAGTTTAAG CCAACCAGGCCAGACCGTGGCTGGATTGTCATGCCTTTTGGGAAGAACCCCTGGTGGATGTATTTGGCTAGCTTTGTTCCCGCCCTGCTGGTCACGATCCTTATCTTTATGGACCAACAGATCAGTGCAGTTATTGTCAACCGGAAAGAGAATAAGCTTAAG AAAAGCTGTGGCTACCACTTAGACTTGTTCTGGGTAGGGATTCTCATGGCCGTCTGCTCCTTTATGGGTCTGCCCTGGTATGTGGCGGCCACTGTCATCTCAATCGCCCACATAGACTCCCTGAAGATGGAGAGTGAGTCCAGCGCTCCAGGAGAGCAGCCACAGTTCCTGGGAGTTCG GGAACAGAGGGTGACAGGTACTTTGGTGTTTATACTAACTGGGGTCTCCATCTTCCTTGCACCAATACTTCAG TACATCCCCATGCCTGTACTGTATGGGGTGTTCCTGTATATGGGTGTTGCGTCTCTCAGTGGTATTCAG TTCTGGGAGCGAATTAAGCTCTATCTCATGCCTGCCAAGCACCAGCCGGACTTCAGCTTCCTGCGTCATGTTCCCCTGCGTCGGGTCCACCTCTTCACCCTGGTCCAGATCATCTGCCTGGCTGTGCTCTGGATCCTCAAGTCCACAGTGGCAGCCATTATATTTCCTGTAATG ATCCTGGGCCTCATGGTTGTACGAAAGTTGCTGGACTTCATATTCTCACAACATGACTTGGCCTGGCTTGATGATATCCTGCCtgaaaaggacaaaaagaagaaagaagatgaaaagaagaaaaaggacaaGAAGAAAACCAAGGGAGAAGAGCACAACAGTGACGAAGAG TCAACATGCCCCAAAGAGACATTTTCCTCTGTGAAGATTCTTATGGAATCTGTTGACCTTGCCCCCTCCCTTGACCTTCCTCACCCTGACCCCTCAGGCTCTAACT AA